GTAACTAAGAAGGCCGTTGTAGATTTCATTAGGGATCGTATTGTTTGTCGGTTCGGGGTGCCggaatcaatcatcaccgacaacgccgccaaccttaacaatgatttgatgagatccatgtgtaaaaccttcaagatcaagcataagaattccacagcatatagGCTGCAAATGAATGGAGTTGTAGAAGCTGCCAACAAGagcatcaagaagatattgaggaagatggtagataattacaaacaatggcacgagaagctaccatttgctttgcttggatatcgtaccacggttcgcacatcaattggggcaactccttatttaTTGGTTTACGGTACTGAAGCGGTGATCCCTgccgaagtagaaattccttctttgagaatcatacaagaagccgaGCTCAGCGACGCAGAATGGGTACAGAGCCGATATGAGCAACTGGCCTTCATTGATGGAAAAATAATGAgtgcagtatgtcacggtcaactctaccaaaatagaatggcaagagctttcaacaaaagggtcaggccTAGATAATATacaccggggcagttggtgctaaagcggatcttcccgcatcaagatgaagccaaaggcaaatttttacccaattgacaagggccctacatggttcatcgagtactaacaggaggggcacttatacttgcagaattggacggagaaatttggccaaaacttatcaactcagacgcagtcaagagatactatgtttaggattatttacatttcttcatctgatgtaactgaactacgcttgacctgattcccgtttaagaggagatacgtaggcagccctgtgggttcggtcacatcttaataaaatcttcattttgccatgatcagcaaactggggcagaattttgaggaggaccctcaaattTCTAAAGCAAGTTCAGCCGACATCGCCATACACGGAACATCCAATGTATTGCATTTaaactagggcagaattttgaggggaaCCCTAAAATTTCTAAagcaaggaggttgcaatgtctctaaaatatatCATAGTCActggttcatctaaattatttgaaatcgcatactactacatttcaaataactatatttatcaaatgcatgtatatttttcgaaaactttatttctatgaCAGCCAGATGCTACTCAGGGTAACTCAAACAAGACCTCAAGATAGAAGCAAAGGCAAAACAGAAAACAAAAGCacaaaccaaccttcccccacaaaactcacgatttttctttggatgcaggcacgatAAGACAACAATACCCGCAGATACATCAAATCACTACCTTCATGACGACACGTTACCAAACGCAAACacttccagctaagaaatactttactttctCACTGTCACTCATCgtttttcttgcataaggctaaacactgcctttccctgcatgagactaagcattgtctcctcttcctgcataaggctaagcactgcctccctaattgcataaggctaagcattgcctccttaattgcataaggctaagcattgcctttccctgcatgagactaagcactgtctcctcttcctgcatgaggctaagcattgcctccttaattgcataaggctaagcatttcctttccttgcatgagactaagcagtgtctcctatttgcatgaggctaagcattgcctccttaactgcataaggctaagcattgccttttccccatgagactaagcagtgtctcctatttgcatgaggctaagaattgcctccctaattgcataaggctaagcattgccttttccgcataagactaagcattgtatcctatttgcatgaggctaagcattgcctccttaactgtataaggctaagcactgcctttctttgcatgagactaaacaccgtctcctatttgcatgaggctaagcactgcctccttaactacataaggctaagcactgcctttctttgcatgagactaagcattgtctcctatttgtatgaggctaagccctgcctccctatttgcatgaggctaagccctgccttcttaattgcataaggctaagcattgcctttcctgcatgaagctaagcaccgctttccttacttgcatgag
This sequence is a window from Nicotiana tomentosiformis chromosome 5, ASM39032v3, whole genome shotgun sequence. Protein-coding genes within it:
- the LOC138892329 gene encoding uncharacterized protein; this encodes MCKTFKIKHKNSTAYRLQMNGVVEAANKSIKKILRKMVDNYKQWHEKLPFALLGYRTTVRTSIGATPYLLVYGTEAVIPAEVEIPSLRIIQEAELSDAEWVQSRYEQLAFIDGKIMSAVCHGQLYQNRMARAFNKRVRPR